One window of Hippoglossus stenolepis isolate QCI-W04-F060 chromosome 1, HSTE1.2, whole genome shotgun sequence genomic DNA carries:
- the dkk3a gene encoding dickkopf-related protein 3a → MMRISLLVLALAAVCDGILPEIVYPGVDHILEDYSAPGQTEPGRPLVEVEQLQEAPQQNPQDATHPRDIDSVSPDPGNLPPDHHNESASDKVIDNESVHTSSVDLENHNVTTTTVPYSDLGNTIDHGCITDEDCGKGRYCLNVMHGSKCLPCKAIDVSCTKDEECCADELCVWGQCSPNATKGDAGSTCQYQTDCSPDLCCAFHKALLFPVCLAKPIERERCFGASNHLAELLSWDSQDKGPRKHCPCAGDLHCQHLGRGSMCLKGEDSSEEDMADTLYSEIDYII, encoded by the exons ATGATGCGGATCTCCCTGCTGGTTCTGGCCCTCGCCGCGGTCTGCGACGGCATCCTCCCCGAGATAGTTTACCCAGGAGTGGACCACATCCTGGAGGACTACTCGGCCCCAGGACAAACGGAGCCGGGCCGGCCGCTtgtggaggtggagcagctgcaggaggctccGCAGCAAAACCCCCAGGATGCGACTCACCCA AGGGACATCGACAGTGTGAGCCCCGATCCCGGTAACCTTCCTCCAGATCATCACAATGAATCCGCTTCTGATAAAGTGATTGATAATGAATCCGTCCACACATCATCAGTGGACCTG GAGAACCACAACGTTACCACCACAACTGTCCCATACAGTGACCTGGGCAACACCATTGATCAT GGATGCATCACTGATGAGGACTGTGGGAAGGGAAGGTATTGCCTTAATGTCATGCACGGCTCCAAGTGTTTGCCTTGCAAAGCAATCGATGTG TCGTGCACTAAAGACGAGGAGTGCTGTGCtgatgagctgtgtgtgtggggtcagtGCAGCCCAAATGCAACTAAAGGGGACGCTGGCAGCACTTGTCAATACCAGACGGACTGCAGCCCAGACCTCTGCTGTGCTTTCCATAAAG CCCTGCTCTTCCCTGTGTGCTTGGCCAAGCCCATTGAGCGTGAGCGCTGCTTCGGTGCCTCCAACCACCTGGCGGAGCTGTTGTCCTGGGACAGTCAGGACAAGGGACCACGAAAACACTGTCCCTGTGCAGGAGATCTCCACTGCCAGCACCTCGG GAGAGGCTCCATGTGTCTGAAAGGAGAAGATTCTAGTGAAGAGGACATGGCAGACACACTATACTCAGAGATAGACTATATAATCTAG